The sequence GTCAGTGCGGTTGCCCGCAGCGTCGGGTATCAGGATCCCTATTATTTTAGCAGGTTGTTTAAAAAACAGTTTGGAGTCGCTCCAAGCTACGTTCGCCTGGAAATGAAGAAATAATCCATCTGTAAAACAGGAAACTGTCTATTTTACATAAAGTCATTCCTTGTTATCATTTTAAATGATAATGATTATCACTATTAATAGATAAGAACGAAAGGAACGTACTTTATGCACCATTCACTTAAATCACTTGCTTCAAGCCTTTTGCTGCTAGTGCTTCTAGGAGCTTGTGCAGGTAATGTTGATAACGATGCCAATGACAATACAGAAAAAAGCAGTGAGCCCGCTGTCTCAAGCGCGTTTCCGCGGACATTGGAAGATGCAAACGGAGACTTTACTCTTGAAAAAGAGCCGCAAAAAGTAGCAATTGCCCATTGGGGATTTGTCGATTCTTTTTTGCTTTTTGACACGCCTTCAGCTGCTGTGGTGCTGCCTTTTTCAGCAGAACAATCTGTTCTAAAAACGGACGTGTACAAGCCTTATGTAGAAACGTTCGATGAGCTGGAGGTGGTAGGCGAAAACCAGCAAGTGAATTTGGAAGCGTTGCTTGCCTATGAACCAGATTTAATTATTGCAGGGAACCAAGTAAATGAGAATATCGACCAATTGCAACAAATTGCGCCTGTTTTTGTCGTAGATGAGGAAGAAGTCAACGTGTGGGGAGACTGGCCCGCACTCGTGTCTTTGCTTGGCGACATTCTTGGCCAAGAAGATGCCGCTGAATCATTTATTCGTTCTTTTGAAGAAAAAGTCGCGGAAGGTCGCGAAAAATTAGTAAATACAGAAGGCGAAGTGGCTTTTTTGCAAGCACGAGAAGCAACAGCTTGGCTGCAAGGTACGAACTATTTGCCATTGTACTATGACCAGTTGGGGCTGCCTGTTGCAGATGCACCAATTATGAAAGAAGGGGCAGAAATCTCTCTTGAAGGGATAAGCGAATTAAACCCCGACCACCTTTTCATTGGCTATTTTCAAGGAGACAGCGACTCCTCTTCTTCAATCATTAGTGAATGGGAAGAGACGAATGTATGGAACAGCCTGCAAGCAGTAGAAAAAGGCCAAGTGTATGAAATGAATGGCGAACTTGCCCTTGGCTATGGGCCAATTGGGCAATCGTACGCGCTCGAACAAGTGGTAAAAGCATTGGAGTAATGAAATGCACAGCCTGCTAAACGCTGTAAAGCGCTTGGCAGGCTTTTTGTTTGTGAGCATTACAAACCTACAATAAAACGATTGGCAGACAGTTGTATCTATTTATTATACGATTGATTATCTTGCAGCTATCTATCTTGTCCGGAACGTAAACGACTTCGTTCCTGATGATGTAAGCGGAATGAGATCGTAGCTGTGATGAAAGCCAAAAAAACAAACAAAGACGCGATCAAGGTTAAATAAGTTATTGGGAAAGAAGCGATTACCGATCCACCAAAGGCAGCCCCTAACGTCATACCGATGTTCATCAAAGCGGTATGAAAGCTTAATACGATCTCTGAAGAACGTGGTTTTAACGACGTTAAATAATATTGGTTTGCAGGTGTCGTAGCCCAGGTCGCTGCCCCCCATATCATGATCATTAATACGAGTAAATTTGGCCTGTTTACGACGAAAAACATGCTTATTAGGGCAAGCATATGAACCATTAAACTGATGCTGATCGTTTTGACAGGCCCCCACCGGTCAACAGCAAATCCGCCAACACGTGATCCTATTAAGGCGAATAAACCAAGAATAAATAACGCACTACTAATTTGTTCAATAGAAAAATGAGCCGTCTTG is a genomic window of Shouchella clausii containing:
- a CDS encoding ABC transporter substrate-binding protein, with protein sequence MHHSLKSLASSLLLLVLLGACAGNVDNDANDNTEKSSEPAVSSAFPRTLEDANGDFTLEKEPQKVAIAHWGFVDSFLLFDTPSAAVVLPFSAEQSVLKTDVYKPYVETFDELEVVGENQQVNLEALLAYEPDLIIAGNQVNENIDQLQQIAPVFVVDEEEVNVWGDWPALVSLLGDILGQEDAAESFIRSFEEKVAEGREKLVNTEGEVAFLQAREATAWLQGTNYLPLYYDQLGLPVADAPIMKEGAEISLEGISELNPDHLFIGYFQGDSDSSSSIISEWEETNVWNSLQAVEKGQVYEMNGELALGYGPIGQSYALEQVVKALE